The Herbiconiux sp. SALV-R1 nucleotide sequence GTCGGGCCGCGGCGAGGCGGAGGGTGGCGAGCAGCCCCGTCGGGTCTCCAGCGTGGAAGCCGCAGGCGACGTTCGCGCTCGAGACGACGTCGAGCATGGCCTCGTCGTCGCCGAGCGTCCAGGCGCCGTACGACTCGCCGAGGTCGGCGTTGAGGTCGATGGTCGGCACGGGTCAGCCCTTCGTCGCGTGCGCGAGCAGGGTCGGCCAGGCCTCGTCGACCTGTTGCAGCGTCTCGGCGAGCGTCCCGCCGGAGTCGATCACGATGTCGGCGAGCGCGCGCCGATCGGCATCGGAGGCCTGCGACCCCACCCGGCGCGCGGCTTCCTCGGGTGACATGCCTCGCAGCTCGACGAGGCGGGCGATGCGTTGTTCGGCGGGGGCCTCGACGACCACGATGAGGCCGAACTGGCCGTCGCGGCGGCCGCCCGTCTCGGCGAGGAGGGGGACGTCGTAGACGACCACCGCATCCGGGTCGCGCTCCGCGATCTCGGCGAGGCGCTCCTTCAGCAGCTGCGCGACGGCGGGGTGGGTGATGCCGTTGAGGTCGAGTCGTGCGGCGTCGTCGGAGAAGACGATGGCGCCGAGCGCCGCGCGGTCGAGGGTGCCGTCGGCGGCGATGACGGATGCGCCGAACCGGTCGGCGATCGCCGCGAGACCCGGGGTGCCGGGCTCCACCGCCTCGCGGGCGAGCTTGTCGGCGTCGATGACGATGGCGCCGTGGTCGGCGAACCGCTTCGCCACTGTCGATTTGCCGGCGGCGATGCCCCCGGTGAGGCCGATGACGTTCACGGTCTCATGCTACTGGGGTGCTGTCGAGGCTCCGTCGCCGGAAACGGCGGATGGCCGCCCCCGAGGGGACGGCCATCCGTGGTGCTGATGCGGGAGCTGACGCTCCGCGACTCAGTTGTTCGAGCTGAGCTTCTCGCGCAGAGCGGCGAGGGTCTCGTCGTCGGCGAGGGTGCCGGCGCCGGTCGACTCGCTCGAGAACGAGGAGGAACCCGAGGGGATGTCGCTCGCCAGGGCCTCGGCGTTGGACGCCGCGACCTGCTTCTTGTGGGCCTCCCAGCGAGCCTGGGCCTCGGCGTACTCCTGCTCCCACTTCTCGCGCTGAGCGTCGAAGCCCTCTTTCCACTCGTTCGTCTCGGGGTCGAAGCCCTCCGGGAACTTGTAGTTGCCCTGCTCGTCGTACTCGGTGAGCATGCCGTAGAGGGCGGGGTCGAACTCGGTGCCCTCGGGGTCGACGCCCTCGTTGGCCTGCTTGAGGCTCAGCGAGATGCGGCGACGCTCGAGGTCGATGTCGATGACCTTGACGAACACCTCGTCGCCCACCGAGACGACCTGCTCGGCCAGCTCGACGTGCTTGCCCGAGAGCTCGGAGATGTGCACCAGACCCTCGATGCCCTCGGCGACGCGCACGAACGCACCGAACGGCACCAGCTTGGTGACCTTTCCGGGTGCGACCTGGCCGATGGCGTGGGTACGGGCGAACACCTGCCACGGGTCTTCCTGGGTGGCCTTGAGCGAGAGCGACACGCGCTCGCGGTCGAGGTCGACCTCGAGGATCTCGACGGTGACCTCCTGGCCCACCTCGACGACCTCGGAGGCGTGCTCGATGTGCTTCCAGGAGAGCTCGGAGACGTGGACGAGACCGTCGACGCCGCCCAGGTCGACGAACGCACCGAAGTTGACGATCGACGAGACGACGCCCTTGCGGACCTGCCCCTTCTGGAGGTTGTTGAGGAAGGTGGTGCGGCTCTCCGACTGGGTCTGCTCGAGCAGAGCGCGGCGCGACAGGACCACGTTGTTGCGGTTCTTGTCGAGCTCGAGGATCTTCGCCTCGATCTCCTGGCCCAGGTACGGGGTGAGGTCGCGAACGCGGCGGAGCTCGATGAGCGAGGCCGGGAGGAAGCCGCGGAGGCCGATGTCGACGATGAGGCCACCCTTGACGACCTCGATGACCGAACCGGTCACCACGCCGTCGGCGTCCTTGATCTTCTCGACGTCGCCCCAGGCGCGCTCGTACTGGGCGCGCTTCTTCGACAGGATGAGACGGCCTTCCTTGTCCTCCTTCTGGAGAACGAGGGCCTCGACACTGTCGCCGACCTGAACAACTTCGCTCGGGTCGACGTCGTGCTTGATGGAAAGCTCACGCGAAGGGATGACGCCCTCCGTCTTGTAACCGACGTCGAGGAGGACCTCGTCGCGGTCGATCTTCACCACGGTGCCTTCGATGAGGTCTCCGTCGTTGAAGAATTTCAGAGTCTTTTCGACCGCGGCGAGGAAGTCTTCAGCAGATCCGATGTCATTGATGGCGACCTGCTTGGTTGCCTTGTCGGTCGTTGCGATTGTCATGTAGTGGGTGCTCCGTTATGGACATGGTTCGGGCCTGGCGCGATGATCTTTCTGGTTTTTCCGCGACAGGCGGGCGGATGGAAGTCACAGAAGTGACGCTCAAGTCTAGCTTTTGTGCTCGGTGTGGTGCAACGTCGTCGTGCACCTCCCTATTCCGGCCTCGGCGAGCGGAGCCGGCGCTCCCGTCGCCGCGGTCAACGACGACGACAGCTCGCTGCGACTCCGGATGCCGAGTTTGCGGAAGATCCGCAGCATGTGTGTCTCGACAGTACGGATGGACAGCACGAGCACATCTGCCACTTCCCTGTTGGACATCCCGGTCGAGGCGAGCCGTGCGACTTCGAGTTCCCTCGACGACAAGGGGCTGGTGACGACTTCGGAGAGGAAGAGCTGGGCCGGCGTGTCGCACAGACGGATGGCCTCATCTGCACGGCGGGCGGCCGACGACGCATCCCGGGAGCGAGCAGCGGCTGCATGCAGCCGGGATGCGCGAGAGTACGCTTCGGCGGCGTAGGCATGAAGCCCGATCGTGGCCGATGCTTCGCCAGCGGACTCGAGAGCGAGAGCCCGTGCGACTCCATCGGGGTCGGACGTGTCGACACCGGGTTCGAGCAGAGCTGCCATGGCGCGCGCGAACTGAAGTGCCACGTCGATGCAACGGCCCTCCACGAGGGGTGCGAGGGTGTCGACACCTTCGAGTGCTTCCGCACCCGCCCCGGCCCGCACTGCCTCCACCGACGCGACGATGCTCGACAGGAACAGCCCGTCTTCACGATGGGCCTCTGCCGCCGCGCGAAACATCGTTGCGGCCGCCTCGCGTCTTCCCGACGACGCTTCGATCCACGCCTGAGCTTGTTTCGTCCAGCCCTCGAGGAAGGGTTGGCCCTGAGACACGAGCTCCAGTGGCGCGAGCGTAGCAGCAGCCTCGTCGGGCCGGCCTGCGGCGGCGAGTGCCATGCACAGACCGGCTCTAGCCAGGAGACCCGTCTCCACATGCCCGTGTCTGGCCAGCTCGGTCAGGGCGCGACGCAGCAGCACGACCGCGGCCGCCGAGCGTCCGGACGAGAAGGTGACGATTCCCGCCATCCACTCGGCCAGCGATTGTTGGCCCCCGTGTCCACGTGCCCCCGCTTCAGCGGCGAGAGCAGTGGCGCGCGAGATCGTCGTGTCCAGCGGCAGATCGTAGGCGCTCGCGAAGATGCGCTCGAAACGTGCTCGGAACGGATCCGCGTTGGCGGAGAGCAACACCTGTTCCGCCTCGTCGGCAAGGGACAGCGCCGTCGTCAGCTGGCCTCGCAGTGTCGCCATGGCGGCGGAGATCGCGAGCCTTTCCCCCTCCAGCACTGCAGCTGCTTCCGCCACGCCTGCAGGCCGGGCAGGCGCGGACGATGCTTCGTCCGACAAGGCCATGGTGTTCAGCTGCACGGGCGACACCGGGTTCTGCTCGGACGCTTGGCTATCGGTCTTCTCGACGAGGCCCCAATGCGGGTTCGCGCCGTCGAGGCGATCGGAGATCAAACGGAACAGCTCCTCCCGGGCGCGCAGTTGAGACACCTCCAACTCGTCGATCTCGAGTGCCTGCACCCGCGCCAACGCATCGGTCCAGCGACCGAGTTGCGACTCGGCAGACGTCAGAATCAACTCGGCGGCGCTCCCGGCGCCGTGGGCAAGGGCCAGGGAGGCGAGTCCGTGGGCCAATTCCGTTCGGGACGTTCGGAGGGCCAGTTCCGCTGCTGCCGTGAGCGCAACCGGATCCACGGGCCGTCCCATCACCAACGACAGCCTCGCGAGCGTGACGAGTTCGACCGATCCGAGCGCCTCGGAGGGCTGTACCGCCAAGGTGTCGACGAGGGCCTCGCACAGACGTCGGTGACGCAGCCGGCCAAGAGTCTGAGGAAGGAGCAGCTCGACCACCGGATCGCGCATTCTCAGTCGGAGCTCACCGTCATCGTCTCGTACCTCGATCACGCCCTCGGACTCGAGCTGTTCGAGAAAGTGAGCAGAGACAGGCTCCCCGTCGGACACGGCGGCGGAACTGCTCCGCAGCCGGTCGACGCCGAGCCCGGGAGCGAGGCAGATGAGATCGAGCGTCTGCTCCACATCTGTGCCCATGGCGATGATGGCACTCCGCTGCATGATGACTGCACGGAGTTCCTCATACCGAGGCATGCCCTGGGCCAGCCGCCAGCCGTCGCCGTCGGAGACGAGCGCTCCCGAGGAGCGTGCCTCACGCAGCGCCTCCCTGAGTATGACGAGGTCTCCGCCGCCGCGTTGCGGAACGAATGCTGGTACCGCGGAATCGTCGATGACCCCACCGACGAACCTTTCCGCCACCTGAAGTGTTGCAGCCCCGTCGAGAGCCGGGAGTTCGACCCTGGTCACGGCGCCCGCGCGCCGGAGTTCGTCGACCACCGGATAGACGGTGCGAGTCCGCGCCGCCAGGAGTGGCAGAACCGATCCGGCTTTGACTGCCTCGACGAGCTTCTCTGCCTGAGCGGGCATCAACCGGTCGACATCGTCTCCGACCCAGAGCCGCCGCCGCGTCTTGTCGTCGAGTCGCTGGATGACCCGTCGCATCAGGTGTGTGCGCCCCGAACCGCGTTCACCCACGAGAATGACCCCCCGGTCGGCCGCAAGTTCTGCGACGACCCGTTCCTCGCAGACGAACCGATCTGGGTCGTGGGTTGTCTGTGCCGTCGTCATCGCCTTCCCCTCCCCGGATGCATCATTCTTGCGCGCAGGCGCTGGGCGCACCAGCCTTACCTCGAGCCACGGGTTCCCGACCGTGACGGACTGCCGATGATCGCCGCGAGGGCCTCGTCGTGGTGGGGGTGGAGGAAGGTGTAGCCCGCGGACTGGAGGCGTTCGGGCACGACCCAGCGGCTCTTCAGCACCAGTTCGGTCTCGGTGCGGATGACCGCCGAGCCGAGCTCGAGCATCCAGCGCCAGGTGGGGAGGCCGAAGCGGGCGCCGACCGCTCGTCGCACCGAGGCCATGAAGGTGCGGTTGTCGGTGGGGTTCGGCGCGGCGGCGTTCACCGGGCCCTCGAGTTCGGGGTGATCGTCGAGGAAACGGATGATGCCGATCACGTCGTCGAGGTGGATCCAGCTGAAGCGCTGCCGACCGCCGCGCGAGCGCGGCCGGTAGCGGTGGTAGGTGCCGGCCGCGAGGCGCTCGCGCGTGGCCAGCCAGCGGCCGTCGAACTGGGGGCCGCCGAGGCCGAAGCGGGCGAGGGTGCGGATCGGCGCGAGCGCGCTGCCGTCGCCGAGCACGATCGCCATGCGCAACGCCACCCGCCGGGTGCCGGGGAGACTGCCGCGGAAGAACTCCTCCTCCCAGCTGGTGGCCACGTTCACCGAGAAGCCCTCGCCGATCTCACCCTCCGACTCTGTCATCGGGCGGTCGTCGGCATGGCGGTAGATGGTGGCGGTGGAGGCGTTCACCCAGAGGCGGGGCGGGTTCTCCGCCTGCGCCACCGCCTGGTGCAGGGCACGGGTGGTGTCGAGGCGCGAGCGGAAGATCTCGGCACGGTTCGCCGCGGAGTACCGGCAGTCGACGCTCTTGCCCGCCATATTGATGAGCAGGTCGGCACCGTCGACGAGGCCGGCGAAGGCCCGGGGATCGCCCCAGCGGGCGTCGGGACCGTCGCGGCCGAGGAGCGCGACCTCCGCTCCCTCGTCGCGGTAGGCGGCCGCGATGCGGGTGCCGATGAAGCCCGAGGCGCCGGCGAGCACGACGCGGCGGGGGCCAGGGCGGGGTGCGTTCACGCGTGCGGTCCGTCGGTCAGGTTGCGAGCATCCGTTGCGTCTTCGGTGTTCTGCGCCGCTCTCGTCTCGGGTCGGAGCTCGTAGTGGAAGGTGCCGGTGTACTCGTAGAGGCGGCCGAGGACGGGGGCGTCGACCCGCACGGTCACGCGCTGCGCCCCCTCGCCGCCGTCGGCGGTGTCGTCGTAGCGGTCGACCACGGTCACCTGGGGAGCGAGGAGGGCAGGCACCTTGAAGAAGTGCGAGCCGAGCCGCACCTCGAGCCTGGTGGACTGCAGATGCAGCTCCCCGCGCACCACCCTCGCCGAGAGGCGCACCCGCAGCAGACGGTCGGTGCCCAGGTGGTCGACCAGCCCGTCGGGGCCGGGGTTCTCGGCGGTGATGGCGTCGATCATGGTGGCGGGACCCGAGCCGAGGTGGAAGCGCCGCACGGCGAGAACGGCGGTGCGCCCGTCGCGGTCGACGAGCGGCGCGTTCACGACGGTGAAGGGCACATTCTTCTCCCAGACCGGGAAGACGATGTTCTGGGCCGCGAGCATCCTGAGGGCGGGGCGCAGCCAGCGACGCGGGCTGCCCACCACCTCGAACACGCCGTTGCCGTAGCCGCGCTGCCCCTCGGGAACGGCGGACACGTACCGTCGCAGCACGGGGTGCAGGTCGTCGAGCGCCGATCCGACGGTGAGCTCGTACGGTGATCGAGGTGCGGGAGCCATGAGTCGACGCTAGCGGAGGCGGGTGGGGAGCGGGATCGGACGCCGGGATGTGGGTGAGTCAGGCCAGGAGGGTGGAGCGGAGGGTGTCGAGGCCGACGCCACCGAGGTCGAGGGCGCGGCGGTGGAACTCCTTCGAGGAGAAGGCCTCCTTGTCGCGGGCGCGGGTCTCGTCGCGGATCTGCTCCCAGATGCGCTGGCCGACCTTGTAGCTGGGGGCCTGACCGGGCCAGCCGAGGTAGCGGTTCACCTCGAAACGGATGAAGGCGTCGTCCATATTCACGTTCTGGCGCATGAAGGCGAGAGCGTACTCCGCATCCCACACCCCGGAGCCGTCGAGGCGCGGCTTGCCGAGGTGCACGCCGATGTCGAGCACCACGCGGGCAGCGCGCATGCGCTGGCCGTCGAGCATGCCGAGACGGTCGGCGGGGTCGTCGAGGTACCCGAGCTCCTCCATGAGGCGTTCGGCGTAGAGCGCCCAGCCCTCGGCGTGGCCGCTGGTGCCGGCGAGCTGGCGCCGCCAGGTGTTGAGCGTCGCCCGGTTGTAGACGGCCTGGCCGATCTGCAGGTGATGGCCGGGAACGCCCTCGTGGTAGACGGTGGTGAGCTCGCGCCAGGTGTCGAACTCGGTGACGCCCTCGGGAACCGACCACCACATGCGGCCGGGGCGCGAGAAGTCGTCGGTGGGGCCGGTGTAGTAGATGCCGCCCTCGGTGGTGGGGGCGATCATGCACTCGAGGG carries:
- the rpsA gene encoding 30S ribosomal protein S1; its protein translation is MTIATTDKATKQVAINDIGSAEDFLAAVEKTLKFFNDGDLIEGTVVKIDRDEVLLDVGYKTEGVIPSRELSIKHDVDPSEVVQVGDSVEALVLQKEDKEGRLILSKKRAQYERAWGDVEKIKDADGVVTGSVIEVVKGGLIVDIGLRGFLPASLIELRRVRDLTPYLGQEIEAKILELDKNRNNVVLSRRALLEQTQSESRTTFLNNLQKGQVRKGVVSSIVNFGAFVDLGGVDGLVHVSELSWKHIEHASEVVEVGQEVTVEILEVDLDRERVSLSLKATQEDPWQVFARTHAIGQVAPGKVTKLVPFGAFVRVAEGIEGLVHISELSGKHVELAEQVVSVGDEVFVKVIDIDLERRRISLSLKQANEGVDPEGTEFDPALYGMLTEYDEQGNYKFPEGFDPETNEWKEGFDAQREKWEQEYAEAQARWEAHKKQVAASNAEALASDIPSGSSSFSSESTGAGTLADDETLAALREKLSSNN
- the coaE gene encoding dephospho-CoA kinase is translated as MNVIGLTGGIAAGKSTVAKRFADHGAIVIDADKLAREAVEPGTPGLAAIADRFGASVIAADGTLDRAALGAIVFSDDAARLDLNGITHPAVAQLLKERLAEIAERDPDAVVVYDVPLLAETGGRRDGQFGLIVVVEAPAEQRIARLVELRGMSPEEAARRVGSQASDADRRALADIVIDSGGTLAETLQQVDEAWPTLLAHATKG
- a CDS encoding epimerase, whose translation is MNAPRPGPRRVVLAGASGFIGTRIAAAYRDEGAEVALLGRDGPDARWGDPRAFAGLVDGADLLINMAGKSVDCRYSAANRAEIFRSRLDTTRALHQAVAQAENPPRLWVNASTATIYRHADDRPMTESEGEIGEGFSVNVATSWEEEFFRGSLPGTRRVALRMAIVLGDGSALAPIRTLARFGLGGPQFDGRWLATRERLAAGTYHRYRPRSRGGRQRFSWIHLDDVIGIIRFLDDHPELEGPVNAAAPNPTDNRTFMASVRRAVGARFGLPTWRWMLELGSAVIRTETELVLKSRWVVPERLQSAGYTFLHPHHDEALAAIIGSPSRSGTRGSR
- a CDS encoding DUF4166 domain-containing protein, whose protein sequence is MAPAPRSPYELTVGSALDDLHPVLRRYVSAVPEGQRGYGNGVFEVVGSPRRWLRPALRMLAAQNIVFPVWEKNVPFTVVNAPLVDRDGRTAVLAVRRFHLGSGPATMIDAITAENPGPDGLVDHLGTDRLLRVRLSARVVRGELHLQSTRLEVRLGSHFFKVPALLAPQVTVVDRYDDTADGGEGAQRVTVRVDAPVLGRLYEYTGTFHYELRPETRAAQNTEDATDARNLTDGPHA
- a CDS encoding LuxR family transcriptional regulator; this encodes MTTAQTTHDPDRFVCEERVVAELAADRGVILVGERGSGRTHLMRRVIQRLDDKTRRRLWVGDDVDRLMPAQAEKLVEAVKAGSVLPLLAARTRTVYPVVDELRRAGAVTRVELPALDGAATLQVAERFVGGVIDDSAVPAFVPQRGGGDLVILREALREARSSGALVSDGDGWRLAQGMPRYEELRAVIMQRSAIIAMGTDVEQTLDLICLAPGLGVDRLRSSSAAVSDGEPVSAHFLEQLESEGVIEVRDDDGELRLRMRDPVVELLLPQTLGRLRHRRLCEALVDTLAVQPSEALGSVELVTLARLSLVMGRPVDPVALTAAAELALRTSRTELAHGLASLALAHGAGSAAELILTSAESQLGRWTDALARVQALEIDELEVSQLRAREELFRLISDRLDGANPHWGLVEKTDSQASEQNPVSPVQLNTMALSDEASSAPARPAGVAEAAAVLEGERLAISAAMATLRGQLTTALSLADEAEQVLLSANADPFRARFERIFASAYDLPLDTTISRATALAAEAGARGHGGQQSLAEWMAGIVTFSSGRSAAAVVLLRRALTELARHGHVETGLLARAGLCMALAAAGRPDEAAATLAPLELVSQGQPFLEGWTKQAQAWIEASSGRREAAATMFRAAAEAHREDGLFLSSIVASVEAVRAGAGAEALEGVDTLAPLVEGRCIDVALQFARAMAALLEPGVDTSDPDGVARALALESAGEASATIGLHAYAAEAYSRASRLHAAAARSRDASSAARRADEAIRLCDTPAQLFLSEVVTSPLSSRELEVARLASTGMSNREVADVLVLSIRTVETHMLRIFRKLGIRSRSELSSSLTAATGAPAPLAEAGIGRCTTTLHHTEHKS